From the Candidatus Eisenbacteria bacterium genome, one window contains:
- the modA gene encoding molybdate ABC transporter substrate-binding protein, which yields MKRLMWILLAGIGMLQAGTLAAAKPTRTITVFAAASLSEAFQEIGKQVEREHPGWKVRFNFAGSNQLALQIEQGAKADVFASADQPWMQYLAERDRLTGDALTFARNRLVAIVPRTNPARITSLRDFAKRGVKLALTGEVVPIGRYTREVLRRLSEKPEYGEDFARRTLANLVSEEETVRAVVTKVQIGEVDAGFCYVSDAQGPVGRYLRTFAIPEDVNVLAEYPIALLKSASSTDGAEAFIDAVLSTEGQKILVRYGFLAGC from the coding sequence ATGAAGCGGCTCATGTGGATTCTCCTGGCCGGGATCGGGATGCTCCAGGCGGGGACGTTGGCCGCCGCCAAGCCGACCCGAACCATCACCGTCTTCGCGGCCGCCTCGCTGTCCGAGGCCTTCCAGGAGATCGGCAAGCAGGTCGAGCGCGAGCACCCGGGCTGGAAGGTGCGCTTCAACTTCGCGGGCTCCAATCAGCTCGCGCTCCAGATCGAGCAGGGCGCCAAGGCCGACGTGTTCGCTTCGGCCGATCAACCCTGGATGCAGTACCTGGCGGAGCGGGATCGGCTCACGGGCGACGCTCTCACCTTCGCCCGCAACCGGTTGGTCGCCATCGTGCCGCGCACCAACCCCGCGCGCATCACCAGTCTGCGGGACTTCGCAAAGCGCGGCGTGAAGCTGGCGTTGACCGGCGAGGTGGTTCCGATCGGGCGGTACACGCGAGAGGTGCTGCGCCGGCTTTCCGAGAAGCCCGAGTACGGCGAAGACTTCGCCCGGCGCACCCTGGCCAATCTGGTCTCCGAAGAGGAAACCGTCCGCGCCGTGGTCACCAAGGTTCAGATCGGGGAGGTCGACGCCGGGTTCTGCTACGTCTCCGACGCACAAGGCCCCGTGGGACGCTATCTCCGGACGTTCGCCATTCCCGAGGATGTCAACGTGCTCGCCGAATATCCGATCGCGTTGCTGAAGTCGGCGTCCTCGACCGATGGGGCGGAGGCGTTCATCGATGCCGTGCTGTCGACCGAAGGACAAAAGATCCTCGTCCGCTACGGCTTTCTCGCCGGCTGCTGA
- a CDS encoding M48 family metallopeptidase: MLLLLALVLALSGAAESSTSAGVASDSLAVMGPAVHPPRDYLAEMRAGFTPENRAYWTTRVALTFIEPAAAFLVGALVLFTGLAAKMRDVAARLSRSRWLQLLVVLTLFILVTLVLTFPLSWYAEFAIEHQYGLSTQSFGAWLADFLKEALVGIVFLGVVPVVALGYVAIRRSPRRWWLWCAIATLPLTVGAVLIQPLVVDPLFNEFRPLRDQRLKARILELAERAEIPGRNVYEVDKSKQTKTYNAYVNGFGVSQRIVLWDTMLLGMEEDEILFVMGHEMGHYKLAHIWKGIVASAIGSFAFMWLVAIAGRWAVRRFGERWRFHELHDPASLPLLLTLISLVAFLSQPISNGVSRAIETEADVYALEITRDNDAGARTYLKLAAQNKSNPEPPAWIRFALYSHPTLSERVHRALSYHPWSEGKPNRVYKPAS, encoded by the coding sequence ATGTTGCTCCTGCTCGCCCTCGTCCTGGCGCTCTCGGGCGCTGCTGAATCCTCGACATCGGCCGGGGTGGCATCCGATTCGCTCGCAGTCATGGGCCCCGCCGTCCACCCGCCCCGCGACTACCTGGCCGAGATGCGCGCCGGCTTCACGCCGGAAAACCGCGCCTACTGGACGACCCGCGTCGCACTGACGTTCATCGAGCCGGCCGCGGCCTTCCTGGTCGGCGCTCTGGTCCTGTTCACGGGGCTCGCTGCGAAGATGCGTGACGTGGCAGCGCGGCTCTCGCGCTCGCGTTGGCTCCAGCTCCTCGTGGTGCTCACGCTCTTCATCCTCGTGACATTGGTGCTGACGTTTCCGTTGTCGTGGTATGCGGAGTTCGCGATCGAGCATCAGTACGGCCTCTCGACGCAGAGCTTCGGCGCCTGGCTCGCCGACTTCCTCAAGGAAGCGTTGGTGGGCATCGTCTTCCTCGGGGTGGTGCCGGTGGTCGCGCTCGGTTACGTGGCCATCCGCAGGAGCCCGCGCCGCTGGTGGCTCTGGTGCGCCATCGCGACGCTGCCGCTCACGGTTGGCGCGGTGCTGATCCAGCCGCTGGTCGTGGATCCGCTCTTCAACGAGTTCCGGCCGCTGCGCGACCAGCGCCTGAAGGCGCGGATCCTCGAGCTCGCGGAGCGCGCCGAAATCCCCGGGCGCAATGTGTACGAGGTCGACAAGAGCAAGCAGACCAAGACCTACAACGCCTACGTGAACGGCTTCGGGGTATCGCAGCGCATCGTGCTCTGGGACACGATGCTCCTGGGGATGGAAGAGGACGAGATCCTGTTCGTGATGGGGCACGAGATGGGCCACTACAAGCTCGCCCACATCTGGAAAGGGATCGTGGCCAGCGCGATCGGGAGCTTCGCGTTCATGTGGCTGGTGGCCATCGCGGGGCGATGGGCGGTGCGCCGCTTCGGCGAGCGCTGGCGCTTCCACGAGCTCCACGATCCCGCGTCACTGCCGCTCCTGCTGACGCTGATCTCTCTGGTGGCGTTCCTGTCCCAGCCGATCTCCAACGGCGTGTCTCGCGCGATCGAGACCGAGGCCGACGTCTACGCGCTCGAGATCACGAGGGACAACGACGCCGGGGCGCGCACCTACCTGAAGCTCGCCGCGCAGAACAAGTCGAATCCCGAGCCTCCCGCCTGGATCCGGTTCGCGCTCTACTCGCATCCCACGCTCTCGGAGCGCGTGCATCGGGCGTTGAGCTATCACCCCTGGAGCGAGGGGAAGCCCAACCGCGTCTACAAGCCGGCCTCGTGA
- a CDS encoding DUF488 family protein — protein sequence MSVRVVRLGSPREAGEGMRIGTVRRPPRGVPKARWASEDWFDVWYPNLAPSLPVMKLGLAAETASQWKAYVRRYTKEMSTPERRHDLTLLAALSHVASFSVGCYCEDESRCHRSILKRLLAQHGAKMS from the coding sequence ATGAGCGTGCGCGTGGTGCGATTGGGGAGTCCGCGGGAGGCAGGCGAGGGGATGCGCATCGGGACCGTTCGCCGACCGCCCCGCGGAGTCCCCAAGGCGCGCTGGGCCTCCGAGGATTGGTTCGACGTGTGGTACCCGAACCTGGCGCCCAGCCTTCCCGTCATGAAGCTCGGACTCGCCGCAGAGACGGCCTCGCAGTGGAAGGCGTACGTCCGCAGGTACACGAAGGAGATGTCCACGCCGGAGCGCCGTCACGACCTGACGCTCCTGGCGGCGTTGTCGCACGTCGCCAGCTTCTCGGTGGGCTGCTACTGCGAGGACGAATCGCGCTGCCACCGCTCGATTCTCAAGCGCCTGCTGGCCCAGCACGGCGCGAAGATGTCGTAG
- a CDS encoding FlgD immunoglobulin-like domain containing protein — MKRSLRATAAALGAAGLLVATQLAPASPAAAADTKAFAFTSDFATGGLSVVNLATRTVVQDVEPVCSDAALRYFNGALHVVSRFGCDNIQVIDPNLLATLRQFSVGNGSNPQDITFLTSSKAYVPRYGSASLLTVNPASGVGLPQSSISLAGFADSDGIPEMARSIRIGQYLFVACQRLTNFAASNPSVVVVIDTQNDMVVDVDPAAPGVQGIPLTLRNPVTSFEYDKAHNWLLIGCAGSFGALDGGIEAIDPYQFTNQGVRITEAELGGDINDIVWHTATHAYALVSAGAVNRLQVWNPSTGLKTATLITVNGGFSLPDMEMNDRNELYVCKNPSPATGSDLPGLLVFSTTTDALLAGPLNTGLPPVAVTFDHATDTPLSVPGSLGSPTLALQGPWPNPARASARIALRLAFAGRVEVTVTDITGRTVRRLIGGPAAAGDREMVWDLRDEAGRGVPAGLYFVRAVAAGAASSRTLAVIR; from the coding sequence ATGAAACGAAGTCTTCGTGCCACGGCCGCCGCCCTTGGGGCAGCGGGTCTCCTCGTCGCGACGCAGCTCGCACCCGCTTCCCCGGCCGCCGCCGCGGACACGAAGGCGTTCGCCTTCACCTCGGACTTCGCGACCGGCGGCCTCTCGGTGGTCAACCTGGCCACGCGCACCGTGGTTCAGGACGTCGAGCCGGTGTGCTCCGACGCCGCGCTCCGCTACTTCAACGGAGCCCTCCACGTGGTGAGCCGCTTTGGCTGCGACAACATCCAGGTCATCGATCCCAATCTGCTCGCCACGCTGCGGCAGTTCTCGGTGGGGAACGGGAGCAACCCCCAGGACATCACCTTCCTCACCAGCAGCAAGGCGTATGTCCCGCGCTACGGCTCGGCCAGCCTGCTCACCGTGAACCCGGCCAGCGGGGTGGGTCTCCCGCAGTCGTCGATCTCGCTGGCCGGATTCGCCGACAGCGACGGCATTCCCGAAATGGCCCGCTCGATTCGCATCGGTCAGTATCTCTTCGTCGCCTGCCAGCGGCTCACCAACTTCGCGGCGAGCAATCCCAGCGTGGTGGTGGTGATCGACACGCAGAACGACATGGTGGTCGACGTGGACCCGGCCGCTCCGGGCGTGCAGGGCATTCCGCTCACGCTGAGGAACCCCGTCACCAGCTTCGAATACGACAAGGCGCACAACTGGCTGCTGATCGGCTGCGCCGGAAGCTTCGGCGCGCTCGATGGCGGCATCGAGGCGATCGATCCGTACCAATTCACCAACCAGGGCGTGAGGATCACCGAGGCCGAGCTGGGTGGTGACATCAACGACATCGTCTGGCACACGGCGACGCATGCCTACGCGCTGGTGAGCGCTGGTGCCGTTAATCGGCTGCAGGTGTGGAACCCGAGCACCGGGCTCAAGACCGCGACGCTGATCACCGTGAACGGCGGCTTCAGTTTGCCCGACATGGAGATGAACGACCGCAACGAGCTCTACGTGTGCAAGAACCCGAGTCCGGCCACCGGGTCGGATCTGCCCGGCCTGCTGGTGTTCAGCACCACCACGGACGCGCTGCTCGCCGGGCCATTGAACACCGGCCTTCCCCCGGTCGCGGTCACGTTCGACCACGCCACCGACACGCCGCTGAGCGTGCCGGGATCGCTGGGCTCGCCGACGCTGGCCCTCCAGGGACCTTGGCCGAATCCCGCCCGCGCTTCGGCGCGCATCGCGCTGCGGCTCGCGTTCGCGGGTCGCGTCGAGGTGACCGTGACCGACATCACTGGACGGACGGTGCGTCGCCTGATCGGTGGACCGGCCGCGGCCGGTGATCGGGAGATGGTCTGGGACCTGCGCGACGAAGCCGGTCGCGGCGTGCCAGCAGGGCTCTACTTCGTGCGCGCCGTGGCCGCCGGAGCTGCGTCGAGCCGCACGCTGGCCGTGATCCGCTGA
- a CDS encoding TonB-dependent receptor: protein MSCALAAASATWAQAPPDTAFTDSVVALPEVRVTERRPTEAERRIPTAYTSEIRPGARGGAIDLLPDLMSQLPGVHVQQYGGLGAFSVVSVRGSSPGQVAVFLNGMPLSSAARSVVSLGDLPISAVERIDVYRGPTPLGFGVVGPGGAIDLVSPTGTAPPELRVMHGSFDTWDARAFASRASGAWSALIHGGLQASSGDFSYLDDNATPFNPTDDVMVTRANNRFEAWTGLGSVTWRPGARFHVTGRGEALTKRQGTPGLGALPARHTSLATTFGVAQIEAVVEPHGATPRVALRGSSDRTRSQFEDPHAELGLGSHDTDDRISADHAELELAFPLLPMALALEAGATARREEARLHDGGDAAPDPAPSRRLRTGAMLGLSFRPFQGRVLLHAGERWERFEDELHSVGVGGIERSRDVERTLRSPQLGARVAVGFGVDLKGNWSKADRPPDFMELFGNQGVVLGNPALEPEHVESWDAGASWRGVRGSTSAALTWAHFESRARDLILYTRNTRSTVRAMNTSASRVRGEEFALQLGAGALRASASLTLEEAIDAGDVPYWTGKRLPQRPGQEGYAQLLWSRGWLGLGTDVYALSDNYLDRYNRYRIDRRVLTGAWISLSPASWPLRLTLEGKNLGDERASDVAGFPLPGRTLFMACESRLGSKVP, encoded by the coding sequence ATGAGCTGTGCGCTTGCCGCGGCGAGCGCCACATGGGCTCAGGCGCCGCCGGACACCGCCTTCACCGACTCCGTGGTCGCGCTGCCCGAGGTCCGCGTCACCGAGCGGCGGCCGACCGAAGCCGAGCGCCGGATTCCCACCGCGTACACCTCGGAGATCCGGCCGGGCGCGCGCGGTGGGGCGATCGATCTCCTGCCCGACCTCATGAGCCAGCTCCCGGGCGTCCACGTGCAGCAGTATGGCGGGCTCGGCGCCTTCAGCGTGGTCTCGGTGCGCGGCTCCTCGCCCGGACAAGTGGCGGTGTTCCTGAACGGCATGCCGCTCAGCTCCGCTGCGCGCAGCGTCGTGAGCCTCGGCGATCTGCCGATCAGCGCCGTGGAGCGGATCGACGTGTATCGCGGGCCCACACCGCTCGGGTTCGGCGTGGTCGGCCCGGGCGGCGCGATCGATCTCGTGAGCCCGACCGGCACGGCGCCACCCGAGCTGCGCGTCATGCACGGGTCGTTCGACACCTGGGACGCGCGCGCCTTCGCCTCGCGCGCCTCGGGAGCGTGGTCGGCGCTGATCCACGGCGGCTTGCAGGCATCGAGCGGCGATTTTTCCTACCTCGACGACAACGCCACGCCGTTCAACCCGACCGACGACGTCATGGTGACCCGCGCGAACAATCGATTCGAGGCCTGGACCGGGCTCGGCAGCGTGACATGGCGCCCCGGCGCGCGCTTTCACGTGACCGGCCGGGGCGAAGCCCTGACCAAGCGGCAGGGAACGCCGGGGCTGGGCGCGCTTCCGGCGCGGCACACCTCGCTCGCCACGACATTCGGCGTGGCGCAGATCGAGGCCGTGGTGGAGCCGCACGGCGCGACGCCGCGCGTGGCGCTGCGCGGCAGCAGCGACCGGACGCGCAGCCAGTTCGAGGATCCCCATGCCGAGCTTGGACTCGGATCGCACGACACGGATGACCGCATCAGCGCCGATCACGCCGAGCTCGAGCTGGCCTTTCCGCTGCTGCCCATGGCGCTCGCGCTCGAAGCAGGAGCGACGGCGCGCCGGGAGGAAGCGCGGCTCCACGACGGCGGCGACGCCGCTCCGGACCCGGCGCCGAGCCGGCGGCTCCGCACCGGCGCGATGCTCGGGCTCTCGTTCCGCCCATTCCAGGGACGGGTGCTGCTCCATGCCGGCGAGCGCTGGGAGCGATTCGAGGACGAGCTTCATTCGGTCGGCGTGGGGGGAATCGAACGGTCGCGAGACGTCGAGCGCACGCTGCGTTCTCCGCAGCTCGGCGCGCGCGTCGCCGTCGGTTTCGGAGTCGACCTCAAGGGCAACTGGTCCAAGGCCGATCGCCCGCCGGATTTCATGGAGCTGTTCGGCAACCAGGGCGTGGTGCTCGGCAATCCCGCGCTCGAGCCCGAGCATGTCGAGAGCTGGGATGCGGGTGCTTCGTGGCGAGGTGTCCGTGGTTCGACGAGCGCTGCGCTCACCTGGGCGCACTTCGAATCGCGCGCGCGCGACTTGATCCTCTATACGCGCAACACACGAAGCACGGTGCGGGCGATGAACACCTCCGCCTCTCGGGTCCGAGGCGAGGAGTTCGCGCTGCAGCTCGGCGCCGGAGCGCTGCGGGCCTCGGCCTCGCTGACGCTGGAGGAGGCGATCGACGCGGGCGACGTGCCGTACTGGACCGGCAAGCGACTCCCCCAACGACCAGGCCAGGAGGGTTACGCGCAGCTCCTGTGGTCGCGCGGATGGCTTGGACTCGGGACCGACGTGTATGCGCTCTCGGACAACTACCTCGACCGCTACAACCGTTATCGCATCGACCGCCGCGTGCTGACCGGCGCATGGATCTCGCTGTCACCGGCGTCCTGGCCGCTGCGTCTCACGCTCGAGGGGAAGAACCTCGGCGACGAGCGTGCATCGGACGTCGCCGGCTTTCCACTTCCCGGCCGCACGCTGTTCATGGCGTGCGAGAGCCGGCTGGGCTCCAAGGTCCCCTAA
- a CDS encoding ATP-binding protein — MRLRLRWKLLAFTALAPVLLALGTLWLVNRNVSGHLEDNIHESLRRSANVFENMLSARADALGVTAQVIVRDPRFFSVLTLPTEPGDTQYRATVRGVARDFHAITQSDLLEVLDRNGRMLASVGRLSSTQATRERLVRHALEGEPASGILVEKEAQLQATVTPVVAGGRVVGALVLGAEIGEALASRLRGLTHSEVTFVSGQQPTGSTVTGDADRGALMDAVLEADLDGEEDALSEVHGGSATYLTLVRRIPESDPKGRQLYVLQRPLDVETAFLRRVQAGLGQLGMLAVLASFIVGLIVSERITRPMLKMVRGAEEMKRGNYDFPLQVNSQDEIGYLAERFEEMREHEKDYVKSLEEVARVKSEFISIASHELRTPISVIKGFVELFSNGTLGGISEKQQSALAAIERSLKSLTRIAEDATRVAQIESDRLVLTLGNHEIEGLVRQAVSIAAGDAPDRDLSITTEVEPGLSAAHVDGPRLTQALANLVRNAIRFTPNGGSIDVRGARDGDDLVLSVRDSGIGITRDKLDEVLRRSFSVRDSLNHHSSGTLEFNSAGLGLGLTLARGIVEAHGGRIEAESRPEKGSTFAIRVPYRGADSTLKAA; from the coding sequence ATGCGTCTTCGACTGCGCTGGAAACTGCTCGCCTTCACCGCCCTCGCACCCGTTCTGCTGGCGCTCGGCACACTGTGGCTCGTCAATCGCAACGTCTCGGGCCACCTCGAGGACAACATCCACGAAAGCCTTCGGCGCTCGGCGAACGTGTTCGAGAACATGCTCTCGGCGCGCGCGGACGCGCTCGGCGTCACCGCGCAGGTGATCGTGCGCGACCCGCGGTTCTTCTCGGTGCTCACACTCCCCACGGAGCCGGGGGATACGCAGTACCGCGCCACCGTGCGTGGCGTGGCTCGCGACTTCCACGCCATCACCCAGAGCGATCTGCTGGAGGTGCTGGATCGCAACGGCCGCATGCTGGCATCGGTGGGCCGGCTCTCCTCCACGCAGGCGACCCGCGAGCGGCTGGTGCGGCATGCGCTCGAGGGCGAGCCCGCGTCGGGCATCCTGGTGGAGAAGGAGGCCCAGCTCCAGGCCACGGTCACCCCGGTGGTCGCTGGAGGGCGGGTCGTCGGCGCGCTCGTGCTCGGCGCCGAGATCGGTGAAGCGCTCGCCTCGAGGTTGCGCGGGCTGACCCACAGCGAGGTGACCTTCGTCTCCGGACAGCAGCCGACCGGCAGCACGGTCACGGGAGACGCGGACCGTGGCGCGCTCATGGACGCGGTGCTGGAGGCCGACCTCGATGGGGAGGAGGACGCGCTCAGCGAGGTGCATGGCGGCTCGGCCACCTACCTCACGCTGGTGCGCCGCATCCCTGAGTCGGACCCCAAGGGCCGCCAGCTCTACGTGCTGCAGCGTCCGCTCGACGTCGAAACGGCATTCCTTCGCCGGGTGCAGGCTGGCCTCGGCCAGCTCGGCATGCTCGCCGTTCTCGCTTCGTTCATCGTCGGGCTGATCGTGTCGGAGCGCATCACCCGGCCCATGCTCAAGATGGTGCGCGGCGCCGAGGAGATGAAGCGCGGCAATTACGACTTCCCGCTCCAGGTCAACAGCCAGGACGAGATCGGCTATCTCGCCGAGCGCTTCGAGGAGATGCGGGAGCACGAGAAGGACTACGTCAAGAGCCTCGAGGAAGTGGCGCGCGTGAAGAGCGAATTCATCAGCATCGCCTCCCACGAGCTGCGAACGCCGATCAGCGTGATCAAGGGATTCGTGGAGCTGTTCTCGAACGGCACGCTCGGTGGCATCAGCGAAAAGCAGCAGAGCGCGCTGGCGGCGATCGAGCGCAGCCTGAAATCGCTGACCCGCATCGCCGAGGACGCGACTCGCGTGGCTCAGATCGAGAGCGACCGGCTGGTGCTCACGCTCGGCAATCACGAGATCGAGGGCCTGGTCCGACAGGCGGTGAGCATCGCCGCCGGCGATGCGCCCGACCGCGATCTCTCGATCACCACCGAAGTGGAGCCGGGGCTTTCAGCGGCCCACGTCGATGGCCCGCGGCTCACCCAGGCGCTGGCGAACCTGGTGCGCAACGCCATCCGCTTCACGCCCAACGGCGGCAGCATCGACGTGCGTGGCGCACGCGATGGCGACGACCTCGTGCTGAGCGTTCGCGACTCCGGGATCGGCATCACCAGGGACAAGCTGGACGAAGTGCTGCGCCGCTCGTTCTCGGTGCGCGACTCGCTCAACCATCATTCTTCGGGAACGCTCGAGTTCAATTCCGCCGGCCTCGGGCTAGGCCTCACGCTGGCGCGCGGTATCGTGGAGGCTCACGGCGGCCGGATCGAAGCCGAGAGCAGGCCGGAGAAGGGCAGCACGTTCGCGATCCGCGTTCCCTATCGCGGCGCCGACTCCACGCTGAAAGCCGCCTGA
- a CDS encoding uracil-DNA glycosylase has product MEPVKRGEPSPLSRYASLDAVARAVVRCERCPRLRAFCTRIATEKKREFRDQTYWGKPVPGFGDPRARLLIVGLAPAAHGGNRTGRSFTGDSSGDWLYRALFENGFASQPTSARRGDGLELIDCYIAAAARCAPPDNRPAPGELANCRPYLEAELALLERVKVVLTLGRIALDAWLRASGWWERLPPRSRPAFEHGALTALDGGPLLIRSFHPSRQNTNTGKLTRPMWNRIFRRAREILGPS; this is encoded by the coding sequence GTGGAGCCTGTCAAGCGCGGCGAGCCCTCGCCGCTTTCCCGCTACGCTTCGCTCGATGCGGTGGCGCGCGCCGTGGTGCGCTGCGAGCGCTGTCCGCGCCTCCGAGCCTTCTGCACGCGCATCGCCACCGAGAAGAAGCGGGAGTTCCGCGACCAGACCTACTGGGGCAAGCCGGTCCCCGGGTTCGGTGATCCGCGCGCGCGACTGCTGATCGTGGGATTGGCGCCCGCGGCGCACGGCGGCAACCGCACCGGGCGATCGTTCACCGGCGACTCGAGCGGGGACTGGCTCTACCGCGCGCTCTTCGAGAACGGCTTCGCCTCGCAGCCGACGTCTGCGCGCCGGGGCGACGGGCTCGAGCTCATCGACTGTTACATCGCGGCGGCGGCGCGCTGCGCGCCGCCCGACAACCGCCCTGCCCCGGGGGAGCTGGCGAACTGCAGGCCTTACCTCGAGGCCGAGCTGGCGCTTCTCGAGCGCGTGAAGGTGGTGCTGACGCTCGGACGCATCGCCCTCGACGCCTGGCTTCGCGCTTCCGGCTGGTGGGAGCGCTTGCCGCCGCGCTCGCGCCCCGCGTTCGAGCACGGTGCTCTGACCGCGCTCGACGGCGGTCCACTGCTGATCCGCTCCTTCCATCCCAGCCGACAGAACACCAATACCGGCAAGCTGACCCGGCCGATGTGGAACCGCATCTTCCGCCGCGCCCGCGAGATTCTCGGTCCGTCCTGA
- a CDS encoding enoyl-ACP reductase, which yields MISIDLSGKHGLVMGVANHRSLSWAIADKLHQAGADLCLTYANERLKGMVEEVAKDRPRIMLLECDVTQDAQIDAVAKRLGEQWGGIDYLVHGIAFAKKEDLEGLFVGTSRDGFQLALEVSAYSLLNVTHRMLPLLEKSGASIVTLSYLAAERAVPSYNVMGSAKAVLEQSVRQMALELGPRKIRVNAISAGPVSTLAARGIRGFTDMLKKHAERAPLRRNITKEEVGNAGLFLLSDLGSGITGEVMMVDGGYSVIAW from the coding sequence ATGATCTCGATCGACTTGAGCGGCAAGCATGGGCTGGTGATGGGGGTCGCGAACCACCGCAGCCTGTCGTGGGCGATCGCCGACAAGCTGCATCAGGCGGGCGCCGACCTCTGCCTCACGTACGCGAACGAGCGGCTCAAGGGCATGGTCGAGGAGGTCGCGAAGGACCGCCCGAGAATCATGCTGCTCGAGTGCGACGTCACGCAGGACGCGCAGATCGACGCGGTCGCGAAGCGCCTCGGCGAGCAGTGGGGCGGAATCGACTATCTGGTCCACGGCATCGCCTTCGCCAAGAAGGAAGACCTCGAGGGTCTGTTCGTCGGGACGTCGCGGGACGGTTTCCAGCTGGCGCTCGAAGTCAGCGCCTACTCGCTGCTCAACGTGACCCACCGCATGCTGCCGCTGCTCGAGAAGAGCGGCGCCAGCATCGTGACGCTCTCCTACCTGGCAGCCGAGCGCGCGGTTCCCTCCTATAACGTGATGGGCAGCGCCAAGGCCGTGCTCGAGCAGAGCGTGCGTCAGATGGCGCTCGAGCTCGGGCCGCGGAAAATCCGGGTCAATGCCATCTCGGCGGGGCCGGTGAGCACGCTGGCGGCCCGCGGCATCCGTGGCTTCACAGACATGCTCAAGAAGCACGCGGAGCGCGCCCCGCTGCGCCGCAACATCACCAAGGAGGAGGTCGGCAACGCCGGCTTGTTCCTGCTCTCCGATCTGGGAAGCGGCATCACCGGCGAGGTGATGATGGTGGACGGCGGCTACAGCGTCATCGCCTGGTAG